The genomic window GACTCGCCCAACGCCCATGCCGGTCCCGGCCGCAGCTGCCCCTGGGCGACCGCGAATGACGTACGCATTTGCGACTCAGCTTCCGCCGCGGACATCGGCCCAGAGACCCAATTGTGCATCCAGCCTTCGACGTCGTCCGCCGCGTCCAGATGCTCTAACGCCTGCGACGCGGCATTCAGCACGATCGGCCATAAGGAATACATAAAGTCAAACCCGGACTTTGGTTTGACCAGTGAATCGATCCACTGCCGAGCCGGTCGCCAGATCGAGTGACAGGTTTGCAAATGCAAGGTCTTGCCGTCATCGGGTTTCGCCAGCAGTGGTCGAAAGGAGCGCGAAGTGGGAACAATTCTAGCCGGTTCGGCCCCGCTGCGTTCGTATCGGAAACCCGCCGACCTGGGATAAAACCTCCCGCCGCGGCCTTCGGTCAAGCTCAGCGTGGCGTCGATCCATGTCAATGCGAACCCGCGGACGACCACCGTGGCTGCGGGAGGAACCCGCTGCTGCGACAGTTGCGTCGTCACCGGGTAGATGCGATCGGGGTCGTCTCGCCAGCCTTGATGCCCCACGGTAAGCAGCACCTCGTCGAATCGGTGAACCGTTTGCCGATCGGTCGTCAGTTCCCACGTCATGCCGCGGCGACGCAGGCTGTTGACACGGACTCGTTCGATTCGCAACGCGATGTTCGCGGGCAACGACCGCGCCACACGCTGGTAGCAATCGTGCAGATAATCACCGACGACCGCTCGGGGCAGAGTCGCATTGCGATCCGTGCGGGTACCGTTGCGAGTGGCCAACCATTGCAGCAGGGACGGCCTGGCAGGGTCGGAAACCTCGTCCGCCGCGGATGACATTGGCGGCCAGGCATTGATATGTTTTGCCGCAAAGTTCATTCTCAGGTAATGAGGCTGTGTCGGTTCGTAGACCGTGCCGGCGCCAAGTGTGGGCGCGGGTTCGAAGATGGTTATGCACAGCCGCGGGAGACTCGCTCGCTCTCTCGCTAGCCGAGCCAAACTTTCTAGACAATACAACCCACGAGGCCCGCCACCAACAATCGCCAGCGAACGCTGTGGCGCGTGCCCGCTCGAACAGGGAGTTTTTACAGAAGACGCTAATTCGGCACTACTCATCCCGCCACCACCTCCGCCGCATCGTTTTGTGGAAGCGATTCGATACGTTGCTGCAATTGCTGCGAAGTACAGCCCAACTGGTGTTCGACCCAGGCGTCATTGAAGACGGTGTCCAGGTAGCGCGATCCCGAATCATGCAGCAGGGCCACGCAGGTTTTGCCGACCAACTGATCCTGTCGCCGGCGAATGCATTCCAAAACGCCGCCCGCCGAGCCCCCAACCAAACAGGCTTCACGCATCGCCATGCGTCGACAACCGACCACGCAATCCAGATCGGTGACGTGTTGGACATCGTCGAACTGTTGGCCGCGAGCAAGTGTCGGTTCGATGCCAGCCCCCAGTCCTGGTATTCGGCGTTTGCCAGGCATCCCGCCAAACAGGGCGCTGCCCACCGCATCCACGGCAACCACTTGCGTACCGCGTCCGTGGGATCGCAAATAGTCGCGGCAGCCGCGGGCGGTGCCGGTACTGCTGGTCGCCACAAACAAGTAGTCCAACTGGCCTGCGACCGCCTCATCGATTTCGCGGACCGTACCTAGTTGATGAGCCAGAGGGTTTTGTTCGTTGGCGTATTGATTGGGCCAGTAGGCTTGAGGTGTGTGTTCAACAATCCATTTCACACGTTCCAGGCGGGCCTTTAGGAAATCGCCGTCGACGGGGTGACGGACGACATCAATCTTGGCCCCCAGGGCTCGCATCATGGCCACGTTTTGTGGCTGCGCATTGGGATCGACCACGCAGCGGAAAGGTAATCCATAGTAGCGACACACCTGCGCCAAGCCGATTCCCATGTTGCCCGATGACGATTCCACGACCAGCGTCCGATCATCGATTTCGCCTCGCTCGAGTGCGTCTTCGATCATCTGCCGGGCGGGCCGATCTTTCGCACTGCCACCGGGGTTGGCGGATTCCAACTTGATCAATAGCTGCACGTCGCTGCGGTCAAGATAGCGTTCCATCCGCAACAGCGGCGTGTCACCGATGGCGTGCAGAATCCCCGTGCCTCCACTGCGGTTCGCCGGGGGAAAATCAACACGGTTGCGGACGTTTGTAGCGATTCGGATCATAGAATTTGCTGTTGAAAAATCGGACACGGCCCGAGGCCCCCTGCCGGCAACGCTGCGACAAAAGCTTCTTGGGAAGGCAACGACGACTGCTTGCATACGCCGTGCCAACGAGAATTTGATACGCACTGGAGGAGAGTCTTCCCGTAAGATGAAGTGACAAGATGCGATTGCGTTTGCTGTCGATTTTCCTGGACAATGCAGCGGCAACCGCAAGACGTAACCGTTCGGGAATGTGAGACTTTGCTTATGACAAATTGCTGGCGGTATCCTGCGGTCCCCTGTCGCTTGGAGGTTAACCAGCCGTGGTGGGACCAATTTCGGTTTGCCGATGCCGTCGACATCGCCATCGTCGCCGTGTTGCTGTACGCGCTGTTCATATGGCTGCATGATCGTGCTTCGCGGTCGCTGGGCATTGCCACGGGGATGTTGGTGGTGGTGTTCTTTCTAGCTCGCAGCCTCGACCTCTATCTGACGATGCTGGCCTTCCAATACGGGCTGATCGGTCTATCGCTGGTCTTTTTGATCGTGTTTCAACAGGACATCCGGCATGGATTCGAACGCTTCACGTCCGCCACCTGGCTAAACACATCCAGGACGGCACGGGCGTCGGATCAAGCCGTGAGTGTGATTCTGGAGGCTTTGAAAGAAATGGCGGAATCGCGAATCGGAGCCTTGCTCGTGTTTCCCGGCCGCGAACCGCTCGAACGCCACGTACGCGGAGGCGTGATGGTAGGTGCGGAGTTGAGCACCCCGCTGCTGCTGAGCATCTTTCATCCCAAATCGCCCGGACACGACGGGGCGGTGCTGATTAAGGACAGCCGCATCCACACGTTGGGGTTGCACCTGCCACTGACCGCTCACGTCGACCAATTGGGCGGTGGCGGCACGCGACACGCAGCCGCTCTGGGACTGGCCGACTGCTGCGATGCGTTGGTGTTGGTCGTTTCCGAAGAACGCGGAACCATTTCGGTGGCTCAAAATGGCCGCCTGGAAACTTTGCAAGAACAACAGTTGGCCGAAGCCTTACAGGCCTACTTTGGCTCTCACGAAACCAAACAACGCGCCCCTGAAAAGCATCCCATCCAAAAGCTCGTCACGCCGCTGGCCGCATTGGCCGCAGCAACCGCCCTGTGGTTCTCCTTTGCCTACCACACCGACACCATCGAACGCACGTTTGTGGTCCCCATCGAATACCGCAACGTCCCCGAACAATGGGAGATCGAGGAACCGAAACCCAAGTACGCCGAAGTCACCTTGTCGGGCTCCGATCCGGCTTTCAAACTGCTGGATCCGACCAACGTAGCCGTGTCATTGGAAATTGGCGACGTCAACGGAGGTCGAGTCTTCCGCTGGAATACCGAATCCAATCTGTCCAACATGGTCACCGAACTGGAGATTCAACGAGTGGTCCCCGAGACGGTCACGGTAGCCCTAAGAGAAAAACAACCGTAGCAGCCAGACGTTGGACGCAACTCGTTTGACTCGCAGCCGCAGGAGCCTCAAACAGCTTCACAATTGCCAACGAATCTGACAGGCTCCGCAGGCGCAGGCGTTGTGCGCTACCCAAGTCCCGGCCGACGCCACGGTTGTCGCTCAGCGGATGGTTTACGATCAGCACGCTAGGGTGCCGCTCGCCGGCGCCTGCGGCTACGGGTTAAACGAGGCTGATTTACC from Roseimaritima ulvae includes these protein-coding regions:
- a CDS encoding diadenylate cyclase, translating into MTNCWRYPAVPCRLEVNQPWWDQFRFADAVDIAIVAVLLYALFIWLHDRASRSLGIATGMLVVVFFLARSLDLYLTMLAFQYGLIGLSLVFLIVFQQDIRHGFERFTSATWLNTSRTARASDQAVSVILEALKEMAESRIGALLVFPGREPLERHVRGGVMVGAELSTPLLLSIFHPKSPGHDGAVLIKDSRIHTLGLHLPLTAHVDQLGGGGTRHAAALGLADCCDALVLVVSEERGTISVAQNGRLETLQEQQLAEALQAYFGSHETKQRAPEKHPIQKLVTPLAALAAATALWFSFAYHTDTIERTFVVPIEYRNVPEQWEIEEPKPKYAEVTLSGSDPAFKLLDPTNVAVSLEIGDVNGGRVFRWNTESNLSNMVTELEIQRVVPETVTVALREKQP
- the sbnA gene encoding 2,3-diaminopropionate biosynthesis protein SbnA, producing MIRIATNVRNRVDFPPANRSGGTGILHAIGDTPLLRMERYLDRSDVQLLIKLESANPGGSAKDRPARQMIEDALERGEIDDRTLVVESSSGNMGIGLAQVCRYYGLPFRCVVDPNAQPQNVAMMRALGAKIDVVRHPVDGDFLKARLERVKWIVEHTPQAYWPNQYANEQNPLAHQLGTVREIDEAVAGQLDYLFVATSSTGTARGCRDYLRSHGRGTQVVAVDAVGSALFGGMPGKRRIPGLGAGIEPTLARGQQFDDVQHVTDLDCVVGCRRMAMREACLVGGSAGGVLECIRRRQDQLVGKTCVALLHDSGSRYLDTVFNDAWVEHQLGCTSQQLQQRIESLPQNDAAEVVAG
- a CDS encoding FAD/NAD(P)-binding protein, which encodes MSSAELASSVKTPCSSGHAPQRSLAIVGGGPRGLYCLESLARLARERASLPRLCITIFEPAPTLGAGTVYEPTQPHYLRMNFAAKHINAWPPMSSAADEVSDPARPSLLQWLATRNGTRTDRNATLPRAVVGDYLHDCYQRVARSLPANIALRIERVRVNSLRRRGMTWELTTDRQTVHRFDEVLLTVGHQGWRDDPDRIYPVTTQLSQQRVPPAATVVVRGFALTWIDATLSLTEGRGGRFYPRSAGFRYERSGAEPARIVPTSRSFRPLLAKPDDGKTLHLQTCHSIWRPARQWIDSLVKPKSGFDFMYSLWPIVLNAASQALEHLDAADDVEGWMHNWVSGPMSAAEAESQMRTSFAVAQGQLRPGPAWALGESWRQLYPSLVNRISHGGLAAESWPAFRLVARELERIAFGPPADNLGRILALIDAGIVDLSGTYSDSAEVRRLNAVIAAPDDSPKHSPIEQLLQQGVIHRIPGGQGIDVDRCGRPLDRDGRPIDGLAILGRPTEDCILGNDTLSRTLHQHPERWATSVARRLLTSR